Proteins encoded within one genomic window of Mesobacillus subterraneus:
- the corA gene encoding magnesium/cobalt transporter CorA, producing MIRTISVSPYGDIQTGQGIESLVSDSNHWHWIDFNQPTDEEIELLKKPLEFHPLSIEDCIHTLQRPKLDYYDDYHFFVFQALNGNSMQKEEVDLFLGHNYVVTYHSVGMREIDEVWQRLELAKAPGEWNPSIVLYHILDKIVDNYFPHVYRIEDLLNEIDENSADRSMEELLEDLFDTRHELLSLRHTITPMRDLVYRMINSHRLSGVLEQKEYFADIHDHLLRLAEKVDASRELTTDMRDSYLSINSHETNRVMKVLTVITTIFMPLTFIAGIYGMNFENMPELSWKFGYFGALFAMLVIGMIMFFWFRRKGWFK from the coding sequence ATGATACGTACAATTTCTGTTAGTCCTTATGGGGATATCCAAACTGGTCAAGGTATAGAATCATTGGTGTCAGACAGCAACCATTGGCATTGGATTGACTTTAATCAGCCGACAGATGAAGAGATTGAATTATTAAAGAAACCTTTGGAATTCCACCCTTTATCCATTGAAGATTGTATCCATACCCTACAAAGGCCCAAACTCGATTACTATGATGATTATCATTTTTTTGTCTTTCAGGCGCTAAACGGAAATTCCATGCAGAAGGAAGAGGTTGATCTATTCCTGGGGCACAACTATGTTGTAACCTACCATAGCGTCGGCATGAGGGAGATTGATGAAGTGTGGCAGAGATTGGAACTTGCGAAGGCTCCAGGGGAATGGAACCCATCGATCGTCCTCTACCATATTTTAGATAAAATAGTCGATAATTATTTCCCTCATGTTTATCGGATCGAGGACTTATTGAATGAGATTGACGAGAATTCAGCCGACCGCTCGATGGAGGAACTGCTAGAAGATTTATTCGATACGAGACATGAATTGCTCTCGTTAAGGCATACCATCACTCCAATGAGGGATTTAGTATACAGGATGATTAACTCTCATCGCCTTTCGGGAGTACTTGAACAAAAAGAATATTTTGCGGACATCCATGACCATTTATTAAGATTAGCTGAAAAGGTGGATGCAAGCCGTGAACTGACAACAGATATGCGGGACAGCTATTTGTCGATCAATTCACATGAAACGAATCGAGTAATGAAAGTACTTACTGTCATCACAACCATTTTCATGCCACTCACCTTCATAGCAGGGATTTACGGGATGAATTTTGAGAATATGCCTGAACTCTCCTGGAAATTTGGTTATTTTGGAGCATTGTTCGCCATGCTTGTCATCGGAATGATCATGTTCTTCTGGTTCAGGAGAAAGGGATGGTTTAAATAA
- a CDS encoding ZIP family metal transporter: MAEAFLGIVISAMATGLGAIPVLFLNNVSPRLKSLLLGYASGIMMAATTFSLIPEALNSSNIWVLSIGMLLGTFVLNFIHSKTEDLDTRDFKFFSGVDRKSFVIITAITLHNLPEGLSVGVSYGSGEDNLGAIIAFAIGLQNAPEGFLVGLYLIHQKMTKVKAFMIAAFTGAVEILTAAIGYFLAAEVAGLVPYGLSFAAGAMLFVIYKELIPESQEDHQVKFPTYSFILGLISMLYLTINFA, translated from the coding sequence ATGGCAGAAGCTTTTTTAGGAATTGTCATCTCTGCGATGGCAACAGGTTTGGGAGCAATTCCGGTTTTATTTCTAAATAATGTCTCACCCAGATTGAAGTCTTTGCTTCTTGGTTATGCTTCAGGAATCATGATGGCTGCTACAACCTTCAGCTTAATACCAGAGGCTTTGAATTCATCAAATATCTGGGTCCTATCTATCGGAATGTTATTAGGGACTTTTGTGTTGAATTTCATTCATTCGAAGACTGAAGACCTCGACACAAGGGACTTTAAATTTTTTTCAGGTGTAGATCGAAAATCATTCGTCATCATTACAGCTATTACTCTTCATAATCTGCCAGAGGGTCTTTCAGTCGGTGTTAGTTATGGTTCTGGTGAGGATAACCTTGGAGCTATCATTGCCTTTGCAATCGGCCTGCAAAATGCGCCAGAAGGATTTCTCGTGGGCCTTTATTTAATTCATCAAAAAATGACGAAAGTGAAGGCATTTATGATCGCTGCCTTTACAGGGGCTGTAGAAATTTTAACGGCTGCAATTGGATATTTTCTCGCTGCCGAAGTAGCAGGTCTTGTACCATATGGATTGAGTTTTGCAGCAGGTGCGATGCTCTTTGTCATCTATAAAGAATTGATACCAGAAAGCCAGGAGGATCATCAAGTCAAATTTCCGACCTACTCCTTTATACTCGGCTTGATTTCTATGCTGTATCTTACTATTAATTTCGCTTAA
- the spoIIP gene encoding stage II sporulation protein P encodes MNRILVEIYRKMLSGFIILICTLSFFLIAGFISSSNISFFKFKVNGDIGAQVFLRIISYENPLIGHALTGSNADLPIFSTGFKLLTNVEMNDIRSLIRSEIPGFRAFDSNFLIAGEGVDFTDIPVESAPPMDVLLQERNMAANELKELNSGKVYSGSSPTEKSVFIYHTHSWESYLPLLGLEGAENENEAVDGKTNITIVGELLGTELEKRGIGASVDKTNIGQELDRKGWLTHKSYEISRSLVQSAMAGNEKLEYFLDLHRDSVRKDSTTATINNKPYARIVFVIGEENKNFQQNLKFANELHKILNKNYPGISKGVLPKKGIGVDGIYNQDLHANTLVVEVGGVDNNMKELKNTIEALAEAISQIYWEAEEVNG; translated from the coding sequence ATGAATAGGATTTTAGTGGAAATTTACAGGAAAATGCTGTCTGGTTTCATTATATTAATTTGTACTCTAAGCTTTTTTCTGATAGCTGGATTCATTTCTTCTTCGAACATCAGCTTTTTTAAATTCAAAGTAAACGGAGATATTGGTGCTCAGGTATTTTTAAGAATCATCAGTTATGAGAACCCGTTGATTGGACATGCATTAACAGGGTCAAATGCTGATTTGCCGATTTTTTCTACAGGATTCAAATTGTTAACAAATGTGGAGATGAACGATATCAGGAGTCTAATCAGAAGTGAAATTCCAGGTTTCAGGGCTTTTGATTCAAACTTCCTTATTGCAGGGGAAGGGGTTGATTTCACGGATATCCCAGTTGAATCTGCGCCTCCCATGGATGTTCTGTTACAGGAAAGGAATATGGCAGCGAATGAACTGAAGGAGCTGAACAGCGGAAAAGTATATTCAGGATCTTCACCGACGGAAAAATCGGTATTCATCTATCATACTCACAGCTGGGAATCCTACTTGCCATTGTTAGGACTGGAAGGTGCGGAGAATGAAAATGAAGCTGTCGATGGAAAGACTAACATCACCATTGTAGGTGAATTGCTAGGAACCGAATTGGAGAAAAGGGGTATAGGAGCTAGTGTAGATAAGACCAATATTGGCCAGGAGTTGGATAGGAAGGGCTGGCTAACACACAAGTCTTATGAGATTTCACGTTCATTGGTTCAAAGCGCTATGGCTGGAAATGAGAAATTAGAGTACTTTCTCGACCTCCACCGGGATTCTGTCAGGAAGGATTCAACAACAGCAACAATTAATAACAAACCTTACGCCAGAATAGTTTTTGTCATTGGCGAGGAAAATAAGAACTTCCAGCAAAATTTGAAGTTTGCAAATGAACTTCATAAGATCCTTAATAAAAACTATCCCGGAATCAGTAAGGGAGTCTTGCCCAAAAAAGGTATCGGCGTTGATGGAATTTACAATCAAGACTTACATGCAAACACGCTGGTCGTCGAGGTAGGCGGCGTTGATAATAATATGAAAGAACTAAAGAACACAATAGAAGCTTTAGCGGAAGCGATCAGCCAGATATATTGGGAGGCAGAAGAGGTAAATGGCTGA
- a CDS encoding MFS transporter gives MDISISQINSNDLKEDEYMESPSQITMRNEKNSIINGVASTIVMSMSNNYFALFAIGVLGATNYQVGLISSLPQIIGMFAMIIATVIMSRLQEKKRFTGLSILFTRLFLLGMFMVIYLPEEYRAWTFVLLIGLMNLPGSFAMLSWQSFIGDLISDSRRSGFFSERNRILTIAGMITTLLIGIGLQWFDKSDPLPYQILFILAFLFGIAEVVYLNRHIEPKKETAPDRKRFNFGWDAYKHKPFIYFLICGLFFNFAWQLA, from the coding sequence GTGGATATTTCGATATCCCAAATAAATTCGAATGATTTGAAAGAAGATGAATATATGGAAAGCCCTTCACAAATAACAATGAGGAATGAAAAAAATAGCATAATAAATGGTGTCGCATCTACCATTGTTATGAGTATGAGCAATAACTACTTCGCATTATTTGCAATAGGTGTTCTCGGTGCTACGAATTATCAAGTTGGGTTAATTAGTTCACTTCCTCAAATAATAGGTATGTTCGCAATGATTATTGCTACCGTGATCATGAGCAGGCTACAGGAAAAAAAGAGGTTTACTGGACTATCGATTTTATTCACACGTTTATTTTTGCTGGGGATGTTTATGGTCATTTATCTGCCTGAAGAATACAGGGCCTGGACATTTGTATTATTGATTGGTCTAATGAATCTTCCTGGATCATTCGCAATGCTTAGCTGGCAGTCATTTATCGGAGACCTTATTTCTGACAGCCGCAGAAGCGGCTTTTTTAGTGAAAGGAACAGAATCCTGACCATTGCTGGTATGATTACGACATTGCTGATTGGAATAGGGCTACAATGGTTTGACAAATCAGATCCGCTTCCATATCAAATTCTCTTCATTTTAGCATTTTTATTTGGGATTGCTGAAGTGGTCTATTTAAATAGACATATAGAACCGAAAAAAGAAACCGCACCAGACAGGAAGCGTTTTAATTTTGGATGGGATGCTTATAAACATAAACCGTTCATTTATTTCTTGATATGTGGATTATTTTTCAACTTTGCCTGGCAGTTAGCCTGA
- a CDS encoding group-specific protein, with amino-acid sequence MGECNIDHSQKDVQEKYQSQKEFLPQDIHPLFNHFFEKEHTQDIWNEVFHLLKKYDLVTEEERSERNNKLKLVLKNV; translated from the coding sequence ATGGGAGAATGCAATATCGACCACAGCCAAAAGGATGTTCAGGAGAAATATCAATCACAAAAAGAATTTCTTCCCCAGGACATTCATCCATTATTCAACCATTTTTTTGAGAAAGAACATACACAGGACATTTGGAATGAAGTATTTCACTTGCTTAAGAAGTATGATCTTGTGACAGAGGAAGAAAGAAGCGAACGTAACAATAAATTGAAATTAGTTTTAAAGAACGTATAA
- a CDS encoding NAD(P)H-dependent flavin oxidoreductase, producing MSKVVPKSWWDQLSVPAIAAPMFLVSGPDLVSSCCKNGVIGSFPAPNARPIEVLDEWMGRLNDELEEAKIKEPERKIAPWAMNMVVHSTYSRLEEELTLIKKHQPQLVITSLGSPKKVVDIVHEYGGLVFSDVSDVKFAKKAAETGVDDLILVANGAGGYAGELNSFAFVDSVRTFWDGIIVLAGSITTGKAVLAAQAAGADLAYMGTRFIVAKESMANDEYRQMVVDATQEDLILTDAFSGVKANMLKPSIIRAGLDPETLKKKENVNFDSMQRETKAKAWKDIWSAGQGVGAINNIQSASEIISQLEAEYNEALSNLNEKASKLKTFIME from the coding sequence ATGAGTAAAGTGGTTCCAAAAAGCTGGTGGGATCAGCTATCTGTTCCTGCAATTGCAGCCCCGATGTTCCTAGTCTCAGGTCCTGATTTGGTAAGTTCCTGCTGCAAAAATGGAGTGATTGGATCATTTCCAGCTCCAAATGCCCGACCAATTGAAGTTCTGGATGAATGGATGGGCAGGTTGAATGACGAATTAGAAGAAGCAAAAATCAAAGAACCAGAAAGAAAAATTGCACCCTGGGCTATGAATATGGTGGTACATAGTACTTACAGCAGACTTGAAGAAGAGCTTACCTTAATAAAAAAGCATCAACCTCAGCTTGTTATCACGTCACTGGGGAGTCCTAAGAAAGTGGTAGACATTGTCCATGAATATGGAGGCCTTGTATTTTCAGATGTCAGTGATGTGAAGTTCGCTAAGAAAGCTGCAGAGACAGGAGTAGATGACCTTATTTTAGTCGCTAACGGGGCAGGGGGCTATGCGGGTGAACTGAATAGCTTTGCTTTTGTAGACTCTGTACGAACTTTTTGGGATGGAATCATTGTTCTGGCAGGATCCATTACGACCGGAAAAGCTGTACTTGCTGCACAGGCTGCAGGAGCAGATCTTGCTTACATGGGGACAAGATTTATTGTGGCAAAGGAAAGTATGGCGAATGATGAGTACCGACAAATGGTAGTGGATGCAACCCAAGAAGATCTTATTCTCACCGACGCTTTTTCTGGTGTAAAAGCGAATATGCTAAAGCCAAGTATTATAAGGGCAGGACTGGATCCTGAAACCCTCAAGAAGAAAGAAAATGTTAATTTCGATTCAATGCAAAGAGAGACGAAGGCCAAGGCTTGGAAAGATATTTGGTCAGCGGGGCAGGGAGTTGGCGCTATTAATAACATTCAATCCGCATCGGAGATTATTAGCCAATTAGAAGCAGAATACAATGAAGCTTTAAGTAATTTGAATGAGAAAGCAAGCAAACTCAAAACTTTTATTATGGAATAA
- a CDS encoding phage holin, which produces MLGIIQDPTTKGYRDSKRAMEYKNPN; this is translated from the coding sequence ATGCTTGGGATTATACAAGATCCAACGACTAAAGGATACAGAGACAGTAAAAGGGCAATGGAATACAAAAACCCAAACTAA
- a CDS encoding MEDS domain-containing protein, translating into MHKKIHDLISTVKENGAHIFYSFENEEKYVDNLIVYVTAALGIGNHVMIIENDRVLPELQKRIKAEFDEEQQEMIHTINNYDFYCYRGNFNKDTILSYLDNMLSPFLKNNIPIQTWAHVEWRDQEEIYQNIGDYEKEANVMLQATNLITICGYDANRVPESFKEILMDSHDYYMTDDTIDLIDRKSGKK; encoded by the coding sequence ATGCACAAAAAAATCCATGACTTGATCTCTACTGTTAAGGAAAATGGTGCCCATATTTTTTACTCATTTGAAAATGAAGAGAAATATGTTGATAACCTTATAGTTTATGTTACAGCGGCACTTGGAATTGGCAACCACGTGATGATCATTGAAAATGATCGGGTTTTGCCTGAACTCCAGAAGAGAATCAAAGCTGAGTTTGATGAGGAACAACAGGAAATGATTCACACAATCAATAATTATGATTTCTACTGCTATAGGGGTAACTTTAATAAGGATACAATTCTTAGTTACTTAGATAACATGCTTTCACCTTTTTTGAAAAATAACATTCCTATTCAGACTTGGGCTCACGTTGAATGGAGAGATCAAGAGGAAATTTATCAGAATATTGGTGACTATGAAAAAGAAGCAAACGTAATGCTTCAGGCGACAAATTTAATCACCATTTGTGGTTATGATGCTAATAGGGTACCTGAATCTTTTAAAGAGATTTTGATGGATTCCCATGATTATTATATGACAGACGATACCATTGATTTGATAGATCGAAAAAGCGGTAAAAAATAA
- a CDS encoding LacI family DNA-binding transcriptional regulator has protein sequence MANIREIARLAGVSVSTVSRVLNHHPYVSADKREAVLKTIRDLDYSPNINAVHLSLGKTNMVGVVLPTINHPYFSELLEGIAEEAMKQNTQLVLFQTGYHQDKEYEALEQLRGHLIDGIIFASRAIPFDLLLKYKSAGPIVICEDSDLDDFPSVSIEHVAAFNLGLEYLISNGHKRIAICLGRLEGTNSQKRQKAYEEKMDMIGQKVQEDWILGNCLMIQDGKRVVNQYLQMNEKPTAFLVGNDQVAAGMITEIAKQGLAVPENVAILSFDNHPISEIMRITTIDIPTKQLGAYAFNSFYKRSCDSTYAEKIALPFKLIERHSV, from the coding sequence ATGGCTAATATCCGAGAAATTGCCCGATTGGCAGGAGTGTCGGTTTCCACTGTCTCACGGGTGTTGAATCATCATCCATATGTAAGTGCAGATAAACGGGAAGCAGTTCTGAAAACTATAAGAGATCTGGATTACAGCCCTAATATTAATGCTGTTCATTTATCCCTTGGTAAGACAAATATGGTCGGAGTGGTACTGCCAACGATCAATCACCCTTATTTTTCAGAACTCCTCGAAGGAATTGCTGAAGAAGCAATGAAGCAAAATACTCAGCTGGTTCTCTTCCAGACAGGTTATCACCAAGATAAGGAGTACGAAGCGTTAGAACAATTACGTGGTCATCTTATTGATGGGATTATTTTTGCTTCACGTGCAATTCCGTTTGATTTACTTTTGAAGTATAAAAGTGCTGGTCCGATTGTGATATGCGAGGACTCTGATCTAGATGATTTTCCATCTGTTTCCATCGAACATGTTGCGGCATTCAATCTGGGGTTGGAATATTTAATTTCAAATGGTCATAAGCGGATTGCCATTTGTCTTGGGAGACTCGAAGGAACAAATAGCCAAAAACGCCAGAAGGCTTACGAGGAAAAGATGGATATGATTGGCCAGAAGGTACAAGAGGATTGGATTCTTGGCAATTGTTTAATGATCCAGGATGGAAAAAGAGTGGTGAATCAGTATTTACAAATGAATGAGAAGCCCACAGCCTTTCTAGTGGGAAATGATCAAGTGGCAGCCGGAATGATCACCGAAATTGCCAAACAAGGACTTGCTGTGCCTGAAAATGTAGCCATATTGAGCTTTGATAACCATCCTATATCTGAAATAATGAGAATCACAACAATTGACATACCTACTAAACAATTAGGTGCATATGCTTTTAACTCTTTTTATAAGCGGTCTTGCGATAGTACCTATGCAGAAAAGATCGCCCTGCCCTTTAAATTGATTGAACGACATTCTGTATAG
- a CDS encoding MFS transporter: MTGFWISIITVANQVGQIISFKWWGRMADKHSNGKMLAVTAVGMASAPFLTILSKNMYYLTFVNFTSVLFVSGTVLLLFNQLLEVTREENRGSFIAQYNILLAIIGFIAPQVGVYLLQLSSIDAAMNFAAVLRLLSGAVFLLFYFYMKKRYLNSNNVAIQRP, from the coding sequence ATGACTGGTTTCTGGATCAGCATCATAACTGTGGCGAACCAAGTGGGTCAGATCATTAGCTTCAAGTGGTGGGGAAGGATGGCTGATAAGCACAGCAATGGCAAGATGCTGGCAGTTACTGCAGTCGGGATGGCATCAGCGCCATTCCTAACCATCCTTTCAAAAAATATGTATTACCTTACCTTCGTCAACTTTACCTCCGTCCTTTTTGTTTCCGGGACCGTTCTTTTGTTATTTAACCAGCTTCTTGAAGTGACCAGGGAGGAGAACCGTGGTAGTTTTATCGCACAATATAACATCCTTTTAGCGATTATAGGCTTTATCGCACCACAGGTTGGTGTGTATTTGCTTCAGTTAAGTTCTATTGATGCAGCTATGAATTTCGCGGCTGTGTTACGATTGTTATCAGGCGCTGTGTTTTTACTATTCTATTTTTATATGAAAAAAAGGTACCTTAACAGTAACAATGTAGCAATCCAAAGACCATAA
- a CDS encoding glycerol-3-phosphate acyltransferase produces the protein MTIFSYFVISYFLGTLMAGYIVVKFLGKKDIRVEGSGNVGARNAGRVHGKLSFILTFLGDALKGVIVILIGEYLELSPEFILIGLGFAIVDHVKPITLRFKGGMGISTFIGGMLAFEPLTAIVIVSGFLLLYPFLKSFTFAGLGSFVLIPLSFYFFGVQHLVNVITGILVMMIIFIHREDISVRLGKKGK, from the coding sequence ATGACTATATTTAGTTATTTTGTAATTTCATATTTTCTGGGCACCTTGATGGCTGGCTATATCGTTGTCAAATTCCTCGGGAAAAAGGATATAAGAGTTGAGGGAAGCGGCAATGTAGGGGCGAGGAATGCCGGCCGTGTCCATGGAAAATTATCATTCATTTTGACTTTTCTTGGAGATGCTTTAAAAGGAGTAATTGTAATCCTTATTGGTGAATATTTGGAACTTTCACCTGAATTCATATTGATTGGATTGGGATTTGCTATAGTTGACCATGTTAAGCCAATTACTTTGAGGTTTAAAGGAGGAATGGGCATCTCTACTTTTATCGGAGGGATGCTCGCCTTTGAACCTCTAACTGCTATTGTCATCGTTTCGGGTTTCCTTTTGCTTTATCCCTTTTTGAAAAGTTTTACATTTGCTGGTCTAGGTTCATTTGTTTTAATTCCTCTAAGCTTTTATTTCTTTGGAGTTCAGCATCTTGTCAACGTTATTACCGGTATACTTGTAATGATGATAATATTCATTCACCGTGAGGATATTTCTGTAAGATTAGGCAAAAAAGGAAAATAA